A DNA window from Parabacteroides johnsonii DSM 18315 contains the following coding sequences:
- a CDS encoding succinate dehydrogenase cytochrome b subunit: MWLLNSSIGKKLIMSISGLFLILFLVFHLCMNIAAVFSGEAYNVICGLLGSNWYALLGTLVLAAGVVVHFVYAIILTLQNRKARGNDRYAINARPKGVEWASQNMFVLGVIVILFMVLHFTQFWYNMMFAELAGIHGDIHPQDGAAFINFYFQGNIVNTVLYLIWFVALWFHLTHGFWSAIHTIGWNNTVWLSRWECISKWVATIICGLFAVITVIFYLNGVGA, encoded by the coding sequence ATGTGGTTACTTAATTCTTCTATCGGGAAGAAGCTGATAATGAGTATATCAGGTCTCTTTCTCATTCTGTTCTTGGTGTTCCACTTATGTATGAACATTGCGGCAGTATTTTCTGGTGAAGCGTATAACGTGATTTGCGGTTTGCTGGGTTCTAACTGGTATGCTTTGCTCGGTACATTGGTGTTGGCTGCAGGTGTAGTCGTACACTTTGTGTATGCTATTATCTTGACTCTGCAGAATCGTAAGGCTCGCGGTAACGACCGTTATGCTATCAATGCTCGTCCGAAAGGGGTTGAATGGGCTTCTCAGAACATGTTTGTTTTGGGTGTGATCGTTATCCTGTTCATGGTTTTGCACTTTACTCAGTTCTGGTACAACATGATGTTTGCCGAACTGGCAGGTATTCATGGTGACATTCATCCTCAGGATGGTGCAGCGTTTATCAACTTCTACTTCCAGGGCAATATTGTCAATACAGTATTGTATCTGATTTGGTTCGTTGCTCTGTGGTTCCACCTGACTCACGGTTTTTGGTCTGCTATTCACACAATTGGCTGGAACAATACCGTTTGGTTAAGCCGTTGGGAATGTATCTCTAAATGGGTTGCTACGATTATTTGTGGCTTATTCGCTGTTATCACAGTTATCTTCTACCTGAACGGTGTAGGTGCTTAA
- a CDS encoding RagB/SusD family nutrient uptake outer membrane protein has translation MKLKYIFGMVAAVGLMNSCDVTDKKPIDSFTDESYWTKVSDLKYYANGLYDNLDKPGVDKDNTSDNCVTTNYSSTLFNEIVIPTTADNADWKWNNIRACNFFLQRYKRVEGLENEINLYVAEVRFFRALDYFGKIKKFGDVPWYEKDLQTSDTEELYKGRDSRDFVLGKVIEDLEFAIQWLPDYGQQESGRLTKDAARTQLARVCLYFGTYKKYHNESGTPSSEELLRKAVSLTNDIIATGNYEIVKGSDTGCGQDPFENYPLYYSNQFVQEDLTKNKECILARIYETGVLMHETGRQAGSNGTGLSKDFVESFLCIDGKPISISDQYKGDETLDNEFENRDPRMYQIVDNQHKPYTIINGERQTNPYPDCGATGAVTGYPCVKYRSPLQAQWEANQTSYDWFVYRYAEVLLINAEANAELGQCTQAVLDQTINLLRDRVDMPHLTTTPVADPAAINYGYSVSPLIYEIRRERRIELIAEGFRLDDLKRWNGMTALENPKTMFGVRVTDAVREQYKPGNITFGGEDGRPVIEYQGKTYLYQYPSKSLNDAGRKWSADDKRWLSPLPTDELTLNPNLEQNPGWK, from the coding sequence ATGAAACTGAAATATATTTTTGGAATGGTTGCAGCTGTAGGATTGATGAACTCCTGCGATGTGACTGATAAAAAGCCAATCGATTCTTTTACAGACGAATCGTATTGGACCAAGGTTAGCGATCTGAAATATTATGCAAACGGTTTATATGATAATTTGGATAAACCAGGCGTAGACAAGGACAACACAAGCGACAATTGCGTAACAACCAATTACAGTTCAACACTGTTCAACGAAATCGTAATTCCGACAACGGCTGATAACGCAGATTGGAAATGGAATAATATCCGTGCGTGTAACTTCTTCCTGCAACGCTATAAGCGTGTGGAAGGTCTTGAAAACGAAATCAATCTGTATGTAGCCGAAGTTCGTTTTTTCCGTGCATTGGATTATTTTGGTAAGATAAAAAAATTCGGAGATGTTCCTTGGTATGAAAAGGATTTGCAGACTTCTGATACGGAAGAACTTTATAAAGGTCGGGATTCTCGTGATTTCGTATTGGGCAAGGTCATAGAAGATCTGGAATTTGCGATTCAGTGGTTACCTGATTATGGACAGCAGGAAAGTGGCCGTTTGACTAAAGATGCAGCTCGTACTCAATTAGCACGTGTATGTCTGTATTTCGGCACATACAAAAAATACCATAATGAAAGCGGTACTCCTTCTTCAGAAGAGCTATTGAGAAAGGCAGTTAGTCTGACAAATGACATTATCGCAACAGGAAATTATGAGATTGTCAAAGGCTCAGATACCGGTTGCGGTCAAGATCCATTTGAGAATTATCCTTTGTATTATTCAAATCAGTTTGTCCAGGAAGATTTGACAAAGAACAAAGAATGCATTTTGGCACGAATCTATGAAACAGGTGTTTTAATGCATGAGACAGGCCGTCAGGCAGGAAGCAACGGAACTGGTTTGTCTAAAGACTTTGTCGAATCATTTCTTTGCATAGATGGAAAACCAATATCCATCAGTGATCAGTATAAAGGTGATGAAACGTTGGATAATGAATTTGAAAATCGCGATCCGCGCATGTATCAGATAGTAGACAACCAGCATAAGCCTTACACGATCATTAATGGAGAGCGTCAGACGAATCCTTATCCTGATTGTGGTGCAACAGGTGCCGTAACAGGCTATCCATGTGTAAAATACCGTTCTCCGTTACAGGCACAATGGGAAGCGAACCAGACTTCTTATGACTGGTTTGTATATCGTTATGCAGAAGTTTTGCTGATCAATGCAGAAGCAAATGCAGAATTAGGACAATGTACTCAAGCTGTGTTGGATCAGACCATTAATCTGTTGCGTGATCGTGTAGATATGCCTCATTTGACAACCACCCCGGTAGCCGACCCAGCAGCCATCAATTATGGTTATTCTGTATCTCCCCTGATTTATGAAATCCGTCGCGAACGTCGTATTGAACTGATTGCAGAAGGCTTCCGTTTAGACGATTTGAAACGTTGGAATGGTATGACTGCTTTAGAAAACCCAAAAACCATGTTCGGTGTTCGAGTTACCGATGCTGTTCGTGAACAATATAAACCAGGAAATATCACATTTGGAGGTGAAGATGGTCGTCCGGTTATTGAATATCAAGGTAAAACTTATTTGTACCAATATCCGAGCAAAAGTTTGAATGATGCAGGTCGCAAATGGTCTGCCGACGATAAGCGTTGGTTAAGCCCATTACCGACAGACGAATTGACATTGAATCCGAATCTGGAACAGAACCCAGGTTGGAAATAA
- a CDS encoding DUF6057 family protein, with protein sequence MKYKSLISGFLLFLLQVTVFYYTFCYLFPFKEQLQMFQFTNQYAATTLGQAGGVALYISEFLSQFYVVIGIGPVIAALTLTGIAFFSFLFLKKIALRDDLPFVGLLPWLSLFIMQLDYDYQEQGTIAYLFLLFFLWLYTNLKPKIRLIYGICLIPVLYWVGGPVVHLFALSALLFEFLTNGNKKYTSLVYPLVAILSAVIGAYLGFSRNLKFAFLPDAYYDPMLHTSRIYYSWYALPVMMVLGAYLRKWKEPTSLKKKCIWIGIQWVVIGFVAYEGIMRWGRLDTIDHLEQDYYIRNGEWDKVITSFNQTTLSKRRMCGLNLALAHKGILSERLLDYPQRGIETLMLRWDQSVFTAELHSDLYYCMGIISTAQKFAFEAFVSSHPSGNPRMLKRLVETNLITGAYPVAEKYIRLLENTWYYKDWATDHRRFLYNDQAIKDDKELGVKRRCWKSETLIPEIYTDPVSTLIHLVPACPDNKAGLQYLTSFLLLNKDIETYKTLQESLYRSSAWHDMTECQQEAIVICSPNDPHFWLEHGVSIKVRNRAIAFMQKVQDVSRSGQNPAVALASEYGKTYWYYYMFNTINK encoded by the coding sequence ATGAAATATAAAAGCTTAATATCCGGTTTTCTCTTGTTCCTTTTGCAAGTGACAGTCTTTTATTATACCTTTTGCTATTTGTTCCCCTTTAAGGAGCAATTGCAAATGTTCCAGTTTACAAACCAATACGCAGCTACTACATTAGGGCAGGCCGGTGGTGTCGCTCTTTATATTTCAGAGTTTCTTTCTCAGTTTTATGTCGTAATAGGTATAGGGCCTGTTATCGCTGCACTTACTCTGACAGGTATTGCCTTTTTTTCTTTTCTCTTTTTAAAAAAAATAGCATTGCGGGACGATCTTCCTTTTGTTGGCCTGCTTCCTTGGCTTTCCTTATTTATTATGCAATTGGATTACGATTATCAAGAACAAGGAACGATCGCCTATCTTTTTTTATTATTCTTCTTATGGTTGTACACGAATCTGAAGCCTAAGATTCGGTTGATATACGGAATTTGCTTAATCCCTGTATTATATTGGGTTGGCGGACCTGTTGTTCATTTATTTGCTCTTTCTGCTTTGTTGTTTGAATTCCTTACCAATGGAAATAAAAAATATACAAGTTTGGTCTATCCGCTTGTTGCCATTTTGTCTGCTGTTATCGGAGCTTATTTAGGATTCAGCAGGAATTTGAAGTTCGCTTTTTTACCGGATGCCTATTATGATCCGATGTTACACACTTCCCGGATCTATTATTCCTGGTATGCCTTGCCGGTTATGATGGTATTGGGCGCGTATTTAAGAAAATGGAAAGAACCCACATCTTTAAAGAAAAAATGTATTTGGATCGGGATTCAGTGGGTGGTAATAGGGTTCGTAGCTTATGAGGGAATTATGCGTTGGGGACGATTAGATACGATCGACCATCTCGAACAAGACTATTATATTCGCAATGGAGAATGGGATAAGGTGATAACGTCGTTTAATCAAACCACTCTGTCCAAGCGCCGTATGTGCGGTTTGAACTTAGCGCTTGCCCATAAAGGGATACTTTCGGAAAGGTTGTTGGATTATCCGCAACGCGGGATCGAGACGTTGATGTTACGCTGGGACCAGTCGGTATTTACAGCGGAACTGCATAGCGACCTCTATTACTGTATGGGAATTATTAGTACGGCACAGAAGTTCGCCTTTGAAGCTTTTGTCAGCTCACACCCTTCCGGAAATCCCCGAATGTTGAAAAGGCTGGTGGAAACCAATCTCATTACCGGTGCTTATCCGGTCGCAGAAAAATATATCCGGTTATTGGAGAACACTTGGTATTATAAGGATTGGGCTACCGATCATCGACGTTTCCTCTATAATGACCAGGCCATAAAGGATGATAAGGAATTGGGAGTGAAACGCCGTTGCTGGAAATCGGAAACACTTATACCTGAAATATATACAGATCCGGTCAGTACTCTGATTCATCTGGTTCCGGCTTGTCCGGATAATAAAGCCGGCTTGCAGTATTTGACTTCGTTTTTACTGTTGAACAAAGATATTGAAACTTATAAAACCCTGCAGGAAAGCTTGTACCGTTCTTCCGCCTGGCACGATATGACGGAATGCCAGCAGGAGGCAATCGTAATTTGCAGTCCCAATGATCCGCACTTCTGGTTGGAGCATGGAGTAAGCATCAAAGTAAGAAACAGAGCGATCGCCTTTATGCAGAAGGTGCAGGACGTTTCCCGCTCGGGACAGAACCCTGCGGTAGCTTTGGCTTCCGAATATGGCAAGACATATTGGTACTATTATATGTTTAATACGATAAATAAATGA
- a CDS encoding SusC/RagA family TonB-linked outer membrane protein, with protein sequence MLKKTKFISLILLSGALAVPVGAFAETAPFKQETNISQQNGKVSGIVEDALGPVAGASVVVKGTTNGSVTDMNGNFTLEGVNKGAIIQISFIGYVTQEIKYTGQSSLKVNLKEDSQALEEVVVVGYGTQKKANLTGAVAQVAGDVLENRPIANIGQGLQGVVPNLNVTIQSGAPGKGSDFNVRGTTSINGGSPLVLVDNVQMDANLVNPDDIASISVLKDAASAAIYGARAAYGVILITTKQGKKERKPQVSLTANGYWQSPSKRIRNANSMEFLTMKDLAYQNGGGNGHYYNEDVYKYAEAYANGEYAYPEFYNESSDPNKWQYCGNTDWFRELYKKASFSQMYNINVNGGSEKTTYYASVGYNDVGGLLKEADDSYHKFNVNMNISTDVTKWLNVSAKVMHTYTKESHPSGGTTAMNSTAWSGIEAYSGMMKNDLSPLMPVYHGHTGLLYNTAGAAAINDPSLGITTLGGKQYVDNGQRYYAGMGSYTNPIALQAQGGNNDYKQNDLWMTGAIRITPLEGLIINADYTFNMYNKGSKQHVQSFTEYKAVAGTEGVYPWTNPSSVVMTNNEDYYTAFNAFAEYTKTFNSSHNFKVMAGYNQEYKHNKYFWAGRKGLIDDSNPAMNLATGEKNVGYEETHWSINGFFFRLNYNYEQRYLIEFNGRYDGSSKFPKDDRYAFFPSVSAAWRISGESFWEPLRTWWDDMKIRASYGSLGNQVTGDLGNFPYLASYGTNTSYGMILGGARPVAVTPAGLVSAAFTWETVNQMDFGFDALFLNQRLSAGFDWYRRDTKDMLTAGQALPAVLGASVPVENAADLKTTGWELSLGWNDRLESGFAYWVKGVLSDYQSEITRFANPTGTLRDKDNKNMYYEGYKIGTIYGYESNGLYQTDADAQKLDKSELYGGTWAAGDVSYVDRNNDGKITKGKTLSNMGDEKIIGNDTPRYSYGLTAGFEYKGFDFEMFWQGIGKRDYMCGGNAFWGITSEWDTPLKEALDYWTPENTGAYFPRPTWVNGGNRQNTDRYLQNAAYLRLKNLTIGYTIPQKHLSKVGISRLRVYVLGENLLTFTPLIDSFDPETLNNMSYPIQKKYSIGLNLTF encoded by the coding sequence ATGTTGAAAAAAACTAAATTTATCAGTTTAATTTTGCTTTCGGGAGCCTTAGCTGTCCCCGTTGGTGCTTTTGCCGAAACTGCACCGTTTAAGCAAGAAACGAACATTTCCCAGCAAAATGGGAAAGTGTCCGGTATTGTAGAAGATGCCTTAGGTCCTGTAGCCGGTGCATCTGTAGTAGTAAAAGGGACTACTAACGGTAGCGTTACCGATATGAACGGTAACTTTACATTAGAAGGTGTAAACAAAGGAGCTATTATCCAAATTTCTTTTATTGGATATGTTACTCAGGAGATCAAGTACACCGGACAATCATCTTTAAAAGTCAATTTGAAGGAAGATTCACAAGCTCTTGAAGAAGTTGTCGTCGTAGGTTATGGTACACAAAAGAAAGCCAACCTGACCGGTGCGGTTGCACAAGTAGCGGGTGATGTTTTGGAAAACCGTCCTATCGCTAATATCGGACAAGGTCTGCAGGGTGTCGTTCCAAACTTAAATGTAACCATCCAATCCGGTGCTCCAGGTAAAGGATCTGATTTCAATGTTCGTGGTACAACATCTATCAATGGTGGTAGTCCGTTAGTATTGGTCGATAACGTACAGATGGATGCAAACTTAGTTAATCCGGACGATATTGCCTCTATCTCCGTATTGAAAGACGCAGCATCTGCTGCTATTTATGGTGCGCGTGCCGCCTATGGTGTAATTTTGATAACAACTAAACAAGGGAAAAAAGAACGTAAACCACAAGTATCTTTGACAGCTAATGGTTATTGGCAAAGTCCATCAAAACGAATTCGGAATGCAAATTCAATGGAATTCCTGACAATGAAGGATTTGGCCTACCAGAATGGTGGTGGCAACGGCCATTATTATAATGAAGATGTTTATAAATACGCAGAAGCATACGCCAATGGTGAGTATGCTTATCCTGAATTTTATAACGAATCTTCCGATCCTAACAAGTGGCAGTACTGTGGTAATACAGACTGGTTCCGCGAATTGTATAAAAAAGCAAGCTTCTCTCAAATGTATAATATCAATGTTAACGGGGGTAGTGAAAAAACGACTTATTATGCCTCTGTAGGCTATAATGATGTTGGAGGTTTGCTAAAAGAGGCAGATGATAGCTACCATAAATTTAACGTAAACATGAACATCTCGACCGACGTCACGAAATGGTTAAATGTTTCTGCCAAAGTTATGCATACCTATACGAAAGAGTCTCACCCTTCCGGTGGAACAACAGCAATGAACTCCACGGCATGGTCTGGGATCGAGGCCTATAGTGGTATGATGAAAAACGACCTAAGCCCGTTAATGCCTGTTTATCACGGACACACCGGACTTTTATATAATACAGCCGGAGCTGCTGCAATCAACGATCCGTCATTAGGAATTACAACACTTGGTGGTAAGCAATATGTAGATAACGGACAACGTTACTATGCAGGCATGGGTAGCTATACGAACCCAATCGCCCTACAGGCACAAGGCGGTAATAACGATTATAAACAAAACGACTTGTGGATGACAGGGGCTATCCGTATTACTCCATTGGAAGGACTGATTATAAATGCAGACTATACATTCAATATGTATAATAAAGGCTCTAAACAACATGTGCAGAGTTTTACGGAATATAAAGCTGTTGCTGGAACAGAAGGTGTTTATCCCTGGACAAACCCAAGCAGTGTAGTAATGACAAACAACGAGGATTATTATACAGCTTTCAATGCTTTTGCCGAATATACAAAAACTTTTAATAGCTCTCACAATTTCAAGGTGATGGCTGGTTATAATCAGGAATATAAGCATAATAAATATTTTTGGGCAGGTCGTAAAGGATTGATTGACGATTCTAATCCAGCAATGAATTTAGCTACAGGTGAAAAGAACGTCGGATATGAAGAAACTCACTGGTCTATCAACGGTTTCTTCTTCCGGTTGAACTATAACTACGAACAACGTTATCTGATTGAATTTAACGGACGTTATGACGGTTCTTCCAAATTCCCGAAAGATGATCGTTATGCATTTTTCCCATCAGTATCTGCAGCGTGGCGCATTTCCGGGGAATCATTTTGGGAACCATTGAGAACATGGTGGGATGATATGAAGATCCGTGCATCTTACGGTTCGTTGGGTAATCAGGTTACAGGAGATTTAGGAAACTTCCCTTATTTGGCATCTTATGGAACAAACACCAGCTATGGTATGATTTTAGGCGGTGCTCGTCCAGTAGCCGTTACACCGGCAGGCCTGGTTAGCGCTGCATTTACTTGGGAAACTGTTAATCAGATGGACTTCGGTTTCGATGCTCTTTTCTTAAACCAGCGCTTGAGTGCCGGTTTTGACTGGTATCGTCGTGATACAAAAGACATGTTAACTGCCGGACAGGCATTACCTGCTGTATTAGGGGCCAGTGTTCCAGTTGAAAATGCTGCTGATTTGAAAACAACAGGATGGGAATTGTCCCTTGGATGGAACGATCGTTTGGAAAGTGGATTTGCCTATTGGGTAAAAGGTGTTTTATCTGACTATCAATCTGAAATTACCCGATTTGCTAATCCGACAGGAACTCTTCGAGATAAAGACAATAAAAACATGTATTACGAAGGGTATAAAATTGGAACAATTTATGGTTATGAATCCAATGGTTTGTATCAAACAGATGCTGATGCACAGAAATTAGACAAATCCGAATTATATGGCGGGACATGGGCAGCAGGTGATGTAAGCTACGTCGACCGTAATAATGATGGAAAAATCACGAAGGGTAAAACATTAAGCAATATGGGAGATGAAAAAATCATCGGTAATGATACTCCTCGCTACAGTTACGGTTTAACTGCCGGCTTCGAATACAAGGGTTTTGACTTTGAAATGTTCTGGCAAGGTATTGGAAAACGTGATTACATGTGCGGCGGCAATGCTTTCTGGGGAATCACTTCAGAATGGGATACTCCTTTGAAAGAAGCTTTGGATTATTGGACCCCTGAAAATACAGGTGCATATTTCCCACGTCCGACTTGGGTAAACGGCGGTAATAGACAAAACACAGATCGTTATTTACAAAATGCCGCTTATTTGCGCTTGAAGAATTTGACCATCGGTTATACAATTCCACAAAAACATCTTTCTAAAGTTGGCATCAGCCGTCTGAGAGTATATGTATTGGGCGAAAACTTGTTAACATTCACTCCTCTTATCGATTCATTCGATCCTGAGACTTTGAATAATATGTCTTATCCGATTCAGAAGAAGTATTCTATCGGACTTAATTTAACATTCTAA
- a CDS encoding DUF6807 domain-containing protein, with translation MKTAIFSIGVFLISLFLGSCQPSETSCSVVDTGKALDYKMGEKLLFSYNYATVYPVSGVDSVYKRSGFIHPLKTLGGEVMTNCSPADHYHHFGLWYAWTKTTFEGNEIDFWNLHKKQGTVRFRNFERVSDNGFVATLDHVVYPDSPAEKVAMNERLEINIGTTSLPGYYIDYHTTVRLASPSPITMEAYRYGGICIRTREDWNDQTAEMLTSEGLSRDEADGSRARWCYYQGNAGNEKACILIVADPSNLNYPEPLRVWDKTVNKPAGDVMWNFSPTKQQAFTLEPGKELSLSYRIYVLDKKINATTAEVLSDFDRD, from the coding sequence ATGAAAACTGCTATTTTTTCTATTGGTGTTTTTTTGATTTCTCTGTTCTTAGGCTCTTGCCAGCCTTCCGAAACATCCTGTTCCGTTGTCGACACGGGGAAAGCCCTGGACTATAAGATGGGAGAAAAACTATTGTTCTCTTACAACTATGCCACGGTTTACCCGGTCTCAGGCGTCGATTCGGTCTATAAACGCAGCGGTTTCATCCATCCTTTGAAGACACTGGGTGGCGAAGTGATGACCAATTGTTCTCCCGCCGACCACTACCATCATTTCGGTTTATGGTATGCCTGGACGAAAACCACATTCGAAGGAAACGAGATCGACTTCTGGAACCTCCACAAAAAACAAGGGACAGTCCGCTTCCGCAACTTCGAACGCGTATCCGACAACGGTTTTGTCGCAACACTGGATCATGTGGTCTACCCCGATTCTCCCGCAGAAAAAGTAGCGATGAACGAACGCCTGGAAATCAACATCGGGACGACATCCTTACCGGGCTATTATATCGACTATCATACCACTGTCCGTCTCGCCAGCCCCAGCCCGATCACCATGGAAGCCTACCGTTATGGCGGCATATGTATCCGTACGCGCGAGGACTGGAACGACCAGACGGCTGAAATGCTCACCTCAGAAGGACTTTCCCGCGACGAAGCTGACGGTTCGAGAGCCCGCTGGTGCTATTACCAGGGAAACGCCGGAAATGAAAAAGCTTGCATCCTGATCGTTGCCGATCCTTCCAACCTAAACTATCCTGAACCTTTGCGCGTATGGGACAAGACCGTCAACAAGCCGGCCGGTGATGTCATGTGGAATTTTTCGCCAACCAAACAACAGGCATTCACCTTGGAACCCGGCAAAGAACTGAGCCTGTCTTACCGCATTTATGTATTGGACAAGAAAATCAACGCCACTACGGCAGAGGTGCTGTCTGATTTCGATCGTGATTGA
- a CDS encoding fumarate reductase/succinate dehydrogenase flavoprotein subunit, which translates to MTQIDSKIPQGPLAEKWTNYKNHQKLVNPANKRRLDVIVVGTGLAGASAAASLAEMGFNVLNFCIQDSPRRAHSIAAQGGINAAKNYQNDGDSVYRLFYDTIKGGDYRAREANVYRLAEVSNSIIDQCVAQGVPFAREYGGLLDNRSFGGAQVSRTFYARGQTGQQLLLGAYSALSRQIGLGKVKMYTRHEMLDVVKVDGRARGIIARNLITGKIERFAAHAVVVATGGYVNTFFLSTNAMASNGSAAWQCYKKGAYFANPCMVQIHPTCVPVKGDYQSKLTLMSESLRNDGRIWVPKKLEDAKALQAGTKKGKDIPEADRDYYLERRYPAFGNLVPRDVASRAAKERCDAGFGVNNTGLAVFLDFSDAINRLGKEVVKQKYGNLFDMYEEITNDDPYETPMMIYPALHYSMGGLWVDYELMTSIPGLFAIGEANFSDHGANRLGASALMQGLADGYFVLPYTIQNYLSDQIQVPRFSTDLPEFAEAEKAINARIAKLMNVKGKETVDSIHRKLGHIMWEHVGMARDAEGLKEAISMLKDLKKEFWSNVFIPGEANNMNVELDKALRLADFIEIGTLMAHDALDRAESCGGHFRTEHQTEEGEAMRHDDKFMYVSCWEYQGEDKDPVMLKEDLNYQFVVPQTRNYKK; encoded by the coding sequence ATGACTCAAATAGATTCTAAAATCCCTCAGGGCCCGTTGGCTGAGAAGTGGACAAATTATAAAAATCACCAGAAATTGGTGAATCCCGCAAACAAACGTCGTTTGGATGTCATTGTAGTAGGTACTGGTCTGGCCGGTGCTTCTGCTGCTGCCTCTTTGGCTGAAATGGGATTCAATGTATTGAATTTCTGTATTCAGGACTCTCCCCGTCGTGCTCACTCTATCGCTGCACAGGGTGGTATCAATGCGGCAAAGAATTATCAGAATGATGGTGACTCTGTTTACCGTCTGTTCTACGATACAATCAAAGGTGGTGACTACCGTGCCCGCGAAGCAAATGTTTATCGCTTGGCTGAAGTGTCAAACTCTATTATCGACCAGTGCGTAGCACAGGGTGTACCTTTCGCTCGTGAATACGGCGGTCTGTTGGATAACCGTTCATTCGGTGGTGCTCAGGTATCCCGTACGTTCTATGCCCGCGGTCAGACCGGACAGCAGTTGTTGCTGGGTGCTTACTCTGCATTGAGCCGCCAGATCGGTTTGGGTAAGGTGAAGATGTACACTCGTCACGAAATGTTGGATGTTGTAAAGGTAGACGGTCGCGCTCGCGGTATCATTGCCCGTAACTTGATTACTGGTAAAATCGAACGTTTCGCAGCTCACGCCGTAGTGGTGGCAACAGGTGGTTATGTAAATACATTCTTCTTGTCTACCAACGCGATGGCTTCCAACGGTTCTGCTGCATGGCAGTGCTATAAGAAAGGTGCTTATTTTGCTAACCCTTGTATGGTGCAGATCCACCCGACTTGTGTACCGGTGAAAGGCGACTACCAGTCTAAGTTGACTTTGATGTCTGAATCACTGCGTAACGATGGTCGTATCTGGGTTCCGAAGAAACTGGAAGATGCAAAGGCATTGCAGGCTGGAACTAAGAAAGGTAAAGATATACCTGAAGCAGACCGCGACTACTATCTGGAACGTCGTTATCCGGCATTCGGTAACTTGGTTCCGCGTGACGTGGCTTCGCGTGCCGCCAAAGAACGTTGCGACGCTGGTTTCGGTGTAAACAACACTGGTTTGGCTGTATTCCTCGACTTCTCCGACGCTATCAACCGTCTGGGTAAGGAAGTGGTTAAGCAGAAATACGGTAACCTGTTCGATATGTATGAAGAAATCACTAACGATGATCCGTACGAAACTCCGATGATGATTTATCCTGCATTGCACTACTCAATGGGTGGTCTGTGGGTTGACTATGAATTGATGACTTCTATTCCGGGTCTGTTCGCAATCGGTGAAGCTAACTTCTCTGACCACGGTGCTAACCGTCTGGGTGCTTCTGCTTTGATGCAGGGATTGGCCGATGGTTACTTCGTATTGCCTTACACGATCCAGAACTATCTGTCTGACCAGATCCAGGTTCCGCGTTTCAGCACTGACCTGCCTGAGTTTGCGGAAGCAGAAAAGGCTATCAATGCTCGTATCGCGAAATTGATGAACGTGAAGGGTAAAGAAACAGTAGATTCTATCCACCGCAAATTAGGACATATCATGTGGGAACACGTTGGTATGGCACGTGATGCGGAAGGTTTGAAGGAAGCTATCTCCATGTTGAAAGACCTGAAGAAAGAATTCTGGAGCAATGTATTCATTCCGGGTGAAGCTAACAATATGAACGTGGAATTGGACAAGGCATTGCGTCTGGCAGACTTTATCGAAATCGGTACATTGATGGCACACGATGCGTTAGACCG